GCCGAGACTCGAACTTTCCAGCCCCACCGTAGCCGAGTCTCGCCCAGACTCGAACTTTCCAGCACCCCCGTAGCCGAGTCTCTCCGAGACTCGAACTTTCCAGCCCCACCGTAGCCGAGTCTCTCCGAGACTCGAACTTTCCAGCACCCCCGTAGCCGAGTCTCTCCGAGACTCGAACTTTCCAGCACCCCCGTAGCCGAGTCTCGCCGAGACTCGAACTTTCCAGCACCCCCGTAGCCGAGTCTCGCCGAGACTCGGACTTTCCAGCACCCCCGTAGCCGAGTCTCTCCGAGACTCGGAATTTCCAGCGTCTCGGCGAGACGCTGCTACTTATTCCAAACCAAACCAGCATCGCCTAGGCGTTTTTCGGTTTCTTGCATCAAGGCGTCCTCTTCCGCTTCGGTATCGGCCACGTAGGTGACACTGAATCGCAAGAACGATCCCGCATCATCCCAAGGCACGGTCACGATGCCAAATTGCTCGATCAGATGTCGAGTCGCGTCTTCTGCTTTTGCAAATGTTTCCCCACCCTCGGTTCCCGAAGGTGACTTTGCGTATAGAAAATAGGTACCACCAGGCACATTGCAATCGAACCCGCACCGTTTGAGCGAAGCGACCAATTTTTCCAACCGTCGCTTGTACTTCGCTTGAATTCGAGTCGGAATCGAATCGTCATCGAGAGCGGCAGCGGCCGCTTTTTGAATAGCCATAAATTGGCCACTATCACTGTTGTCCTTGACATCAGCGAAAGCGGACACAATCCGTTCATGTCCACAAACAAAGCCCATCCGCCAACCAATCATATCATAACCCTTACTCATCGAATGGACTTCGACGCCGACATCGATCGCTCCAGGGGTTTGCAGAAAGCTGAGCGGCGGGCCGTCAAACGACAACATGATGTGAGCCGCATCCTGTACGACGATAAACTGTTTTGCTTTCGCCAGAGCCACGACCTTTTCGTAGAATTCGCGTGTCGCCGTTGCACCGGTGGGCGAGTTAGGGTAATTCAAAACCAACATCTTCGTGCGGCGATAGATGTCGTCCGGCACGGAATCAAGATCGGGTAAGAAGCCATTCTCCGCCAACAGCGGCAACTTAAATACCTCACCGCCATAGTAACGCGTGTGAGTGCCAGCGACGGGGTAGCCGGGCACGGTCATCATCGTCACGTCGCCTGGATTGATGAAGCAGGCAGGCAGCATCGCGTAGGCTGGCTTGCTGCCGATCGAGTGGTTGATTTGAGTGGCGGGGTCGAGCGACACATCGAAATGTCGTTTCATGAACCGCGCCGCCGCCTCCTTATATTCCGCGATGCCGTTATCGGCGTACCCACGGTTTTCCGTTTTGTTGACTTCTTGGTTCATGACCTCGCGAACCCGCGAATCGGCCATCGAATCGTTCTCGCCGATACCAAAATCGAGCAATTTTCGCCCAGGATGGTCGCTAAGCGCTTTGCGTTTCGCCCGTTTGATCTTCTCGAATTTATAGATCTCAGTGTCCTTACCGTAGCTTGCACCCCCGATGCGGTCCGCAAACAAGGCTTGGAAATATGGATCAACGTTGTTTTTTTCAGAAGTTTCAGTCGACATACTAATAGAAAGTTGCAGAACACGAGTGATTGGAATGGAATTCTTGGACTCAAAGTTTAGCGTTTTCTAGCAGATTGCGAACGGCTCTGAAAACAATTTTCTCAGGCAGCCAATCGGCCCCATCGCCATCAGCATTGCTGTTTCGTCCAAAGCAGCGGAACGAGATGAAAGCTCCGCCGTGATGAGGATCTTCAACAAATACCCAGAAGACGATCGGCACCTGATACGCCAACATGCAACGCCGACGAGACGACAGGAAACTCACACGGCCATGTATTCTTCCATCGCATCTTGAATCACCTCGATCGGCGGACATTCTCCAAGCCACTGATTGATACATTTACTCAGTACGCCAGCGTAGCATTGTTGCGAGGTGACAACGTTGCGACCCGACTCCAATAATCGATCGAGCGTATCGTAGCCATCGGTGAAGTCAAACACCAACGAGGACTCGGGGCTGACCAACCAATCGTCCCAATCGAGCAAGTTTGCGTCGGGCTTTTGATTTCCGATCAGAAAAACACTCGAACCTGCAATCGAGTCGGCACAAAACTGCTCGGACTCGTCTCTCAACTGAACGATTTTCACATCCGATCGTTTTTCGCTCATCCATTTTCCGATATGGAGTGTCGTTTCACCAATAAGGCACACTTGAGGAGGTATGCCGGAATCGTGCTCATCGAAATAGGCTTCGATTTGCTCGGCGAGCCAGTCTGACTGGGCGTCGGTGGCAAGGAGCGTTGCCACATTCGTCTCTTGAACAGCCCGGTAGAAACAGTCGATACGCGTTGACTGCGAAACTTGCTGTTCAGCGGTTTGCTTCGCAGAGGTACTCTCCCGTGTTTGCTCGTTAAACCAACGCGCCGCATGTTCGGCCAATTCGGTTCCCAACAAAATGCCATTGATGCCGAGCACATCCAAGCCTGACAATGCGACATGCAAATCATCGGGTTCGACGTCAAACGAAATCACTCGCCAATCGCGTTGAAGCGATTCAAATGCACGTTCGAGCGCGAATTGTGATGGATTCCCGGCAATTGGATGTCCGAGTACCGCAATCAGCGGTTCCGTTACGACCGTTTCCGGCTCGCTCGGTTTGGGGGTTCTTGATTTAATGGTAACATCCATGATCTCAGGGTGCCTGCTTTCAATTTTTCATCGATCGTACACAACATGACTGGTCCAAACTACTGCACACTCGCGTTAAACCGAAAGACGCTTGGGTTGCTTTTTTTGGGGGGTATCGTGCTGAGTGCCGGCTTGGGAATTTGGCAGAGCGGGGCATGGCCCAGACACGTCTTGTATTCAACGCCCCTCTTTTTTATCCATTGTTGTTTTGTCGGCTCCCTCTTTGGATCGTTATCTGCGGTCTGCTGGATTGCCACTGCGATAAATCGTCAATGGATTCGTTACTCAATCCAAGGTGGGGCCGCCCTCTTGTTGTCGGCGGTATTGTCTGCGCTGATTTCGTATGAATCCTGGCCGTTTTCGCTCGCAAATTGTG
The DNA window shown above is from Novipirellula aureliae and carries:
- a CDS encoding LL-diaminopimelate aminotransferase yields the protein MSTETSEKNNVDPYFQALFADRIGGASYGKDTEIYKFEKIKRAKRKALSDHPGRKLLDFGIGENDSMADSRVREVMNQEVNKTENRGYADNGIAEYKEAAARFMKRHFDVSLDPATQINHSIGSKPAYAMLPACFINPGDVTMMTVPGYPVAGTHTRYYGGEVFKLPLLAENGFLPDLDSVPDDIYRRTKMLVLNYPNSPTGATATREFYEKVVALAKAKQFIVVQDAAHIMLSFDGPPLSFLQTPGAIDVGVEVHSMSKGYDMIGWRMGFVCGHERIVSAFADVKDNSDSGQFMAIQKAAAAALDDDSIPTRIQAKYKRRLEKLVASLKRCGFDCNVPGGTYFLYAKSPSGTEGGETFAKAEDATRHLIEQFGIVTVPWDDAGSFLRFSVTYVADTEAEEDALMQETEKRLGDAGLVWNK